In Candidatus Limnocylindrales bacterium, the following are encoded in one genomic region:
- a CDS encoding diguanylate cyclase, translated as MKDEAKTKGQLVNELTELRRRLAELEVREMERKKREEALRESERRFHQMAENIPAVLWMVDPPMTRCFYMSPAYEKVWGRTCESFYKDPKSFLEAILPEDRGRVVDSLARLMEGRADLDEEFRILRPDGSIRWVQNRAFRVWDEHGELSGLTGSMEDITERKQTEANLREQTEVVETINRIGQILSAELDLQKVVQALTDAATELTGAAFGSFFYNVIDERGESYMLYTLSGVPREAFGHFPMPHNTDLFGPTFRGEEVIRIADVTKDPRYGKNPPYYGMPPGHLPVTSYLAAPVISRSGEVLGGLFFGHPEAGVFTERHERIVVGLAAQAAIAIDNARLFELVQNERTRAEATQKQIANILESIADGFCTFDKEWCITYLNQEAEKLLTRLQLTREKVLNKNVWELFPHLGNSIVYEQFHRAITEQVRVEFEYFYSPLNSWFEVRAYPSKEGLTVYFQDITQRKRAEETIKQLAYFDALTGLPNRALFNDRLNLALAQASRDQHMLALIFLDLDRFKTINDTLGHTLGDRLLREVSDRLTNCLRKGDTISRFKSDKYTISRLGGDEFTILLPKVNHVNDIARIAQRILDTLKPPFYLDGHELHITTSLGIAIYPTDGQDTQTLLKNADIAMYRAKEQGRNNYQFYTPAMNKATMERLALETKLRRAVEQEQFVVYYQPQVNLKTGKMVGVEALIRWQHPELGLVLPGNFIRLAEETGLITSI; from the coding sequence ATGAAAGATGAAGCGAAAACCAAAGGACAGCTTGTAAATGAATTAACGGAACTCCGCCGACGACTGGCCGAGCTCGAAGTAAGAGAGATGGAACGTAAGAAAAGAGAGGAAGCACTACGGGAGAGCGAAAGGCGATTTCACCAGATGGCGGAGAATATCCCTGCGGTTCTCTGGATGGTCGATCCTCCGATGACCCGGTGTTTTTATATGAGTCCTGCCTATGAGAAGGTATGGGGTCGTACCTGCGAAAGTTTTTACAAGGATCCGAAATCCTTTCTTGAGGCCATCCTTCCCGAGGATCGTGGGCGAGTGGTTGACAGTTTAGCCAGACTCATGGAAGGCCGGGCAGATTTGGATGAGGAGTTTCGTATCCTGCGACCCGATGGGTCAATACGTTGGGTCCAAAATCGTGCCTTTCGAGTCTGGGATGAGCATGGAGAACTCTCTGGCCTCACTGGGAGCATGGAGGACATTACCGAGCGTAAGCAGACGGAGGCCAACCTGCGTGAGCAAACCGAGGTGGTTGAGACCATCAACCGTATCGGGCAAATACTGTCAGCAGAGCTTGATCTGCAAAAGGTCGTGCAGGCTCTGACCGATGCTGCTACCGAACTCACAGGTGCCGCATTTGGCTCTTTTTTCTACAATGTTATAGATGAACGTGGCGAATCTTACATGCTTTACACCCTCTCAGGCGTTCCCCGTGAGGCCTTTGGTCATTTTCCCATGCCGCACAACACAGATCTTTTTGGACCTACCTTTCGGGGTGAGGAGGTTATTCGTATTGCCGATGTGACGAAGGATCCCCGTTATGGAAAAAACCCTCCTTACTATGGAATGCCTCCCGGTCATTTACCTGTGACCAGTTATCTGGCTGCTCCGGTTATCTCCCGTTCAGGTGAGGTACTGGGCGGACTTTTCTTTGGGCATCCGGAAGCCGGAGTCTTCACAGAACGCCACGAGCGGATCGTAGTGGGGCTTGCAGCCCAGGCAGCCATCGCCATAGACAACGCCCGGCTGTTTGAATTGGTCCAAAATGAAAGAACCCGGGCGGAGGCAACACAAAAACAAATCGCTAATATCCTTGAAAGTATCGCCGATGGCTTTTGCACCTTCGACAAAGAATGGTGTATCACATATTTAAATCAGGAAGCAGAAAAACTCCTCACACGCCTCCAATTGACCCGCGAGAAGGTGCTTAACAAGAATGTTTGGGAATTGTTCCCCCATCTGGGGAACTCGATAGTATATGAGCAATTCCATCGTGCCATCACCGAGCAGGTAAGGGTTGAGTTCGAGTATTTTTATTCGCCCCTCAATAGCTGGTTTGAAGTACGAGCCTATCCGTCTAAGGAGGGACTCACCGTTTATTTTCAGGATATTACCCAGCGTAAGCGGGCAGAAGAAACTATTAAGCAGTTAGCCTACTTTGATGCCCTCACAGGTCTACCTAATCGGGCTCTCTTCAACGACCGCCTCAATCTGGCCCTGGCTCAAGCCTCCCGCGACCAGCACATGTTGGCCCTGATCTTCCTCGACCTGGATCGCTTTAAAACCATCAATGATACCCTGGGTCATACCCTCGGAGACCGGTTGTTGCGCGAGGTCTCCGACCGGCTCACAAACTGTCTCCGTAAAGGAGATACCATCTCTCGTTTCAAAAGCGATAAATATACCATCTCTCGTTTGGGAGGGGATGAATTTACCATTCTCCTACCTAAAGTCAATCATGTAAACGACATAGCCAGGATTGCTCAAAGAATCCTGGACACCCTTAAACCCCCCTTTTATCTGGATGGACATGAACTCCATATTACTACAAGTTTAGGGATTGCCATCTACCCTACAGACGGTCAGGATACTCAAACCCTACTGAAAAACGCCGATATTGCCATGTACCGGGCTAAAGAGCAGGGGCGTAATAACTATCAGTTCTATACACCGGCCATGAACAAGGCGACCATGGAGCGCCTGGCCCTGGAAACCAAATTACGCCGTGCCGTGGAACAAGAACAATTTGTGGTATATTATCAACCCCAGGTAAATCTCAAAACCGGAAAGATGGTCGGCGTGGAAGCCTTGATCCGCTGGCAACACCCAGAATTGGGACTGGTCCTCCCAGGAAACTTTATCCGACTGGCCGAAGAAACCGGCCTCATTACCTCCATC
- a CDS encoding SDR family oxidoreductase, protein MSVLRKVAIVTGAGTGIGKAVSLALLREGYSVVLAGRRLEPLEMAVKEAGPLGSQALVVPTDVREPESVRALFAKTKETFGRLDLLFNNAGVGAPPVLLEDLTYEQWKTVVDINLTGAFLCTQEAFKIMKSQTPRGGRIINNGSISAHAPRPNSAPYTATKHAITGLTKSTALDGRKYDIACGQIDIGNAATELTARMKDGVLQANGTIAVEPTMDVEHVARAVVYMASLPLDANVLFMTVMATKMPFVGRG, encoded by the coding sequence ATGAGTGTACTCAGAAAGGTTGCTATTGTTACAGGAGCAGGGACGGGAATTGGTAAAGCTGTCTCACTCGCTCTTTTACGGGAAGGATATTCAGTTGTTCTGGCTGGGCGTCGTTTGGAGCCTTTAGAGATGGCTGTAAAGGAAGCCGGGCCGCTGGGTTCTCAAGCGCTGGTTGTGCCTACCGACGTAAGAGAGCCTGAATCGGTTCGCGCCTTGTTCGCCAAGACTAAGGAGACCTTTGGTCGACTGGATCTTTTGTTTAACAATGCCGGGGTCGGTGCCCCCCCTGTACTTTTAGAAGATCTAACCTACGAGCAGTGGAAAACCGTCGTGGACATCAACCTGACCGGAGCCTTCCTGTGCACGCAGGAAGCCTTCAAGATTATGAAAAGTCAGACTCCCCGGGGAGGCCGCATCATTAATAACGGGTCTATCTCAGCCCATGCTCCCCGCCCTAACTCGGCACCCTATACGGCTACCAAGCATGCCATCACAGGTCTCACCAAGTCAACAGCCCTGGATGGACGTAAATATGATATTGCCTGCGGTCAGATCGATATCGGTAATGCGGCAACTGAATTGACGGCAAGAATGAAGGATGGGGTCTTACAGGCCAACGGGACAATTGCGGTTGAACCGACTATGGATGTCGAGCATGTAGCGCGTGCAGTGGTATATATGGCCAGCTTACCACTAGATGCGAATGTACTCTTCATGACCGTTATGGCAACCAAGATGCCCTTCGTTGGACGGGGTTGA
- a CDS encoding glycosyltransferase family 39 protein, producing the protein MIIKGLLLIGILLLPGLVTFPYVKKKAWDFFETSFLVLLISILVVSILGVILAELSVFSLPRLLILSGFYCLLLLAGLFFTKKLRVKEWMAERAGDLTPSPTPSFYQFLFICILLLALGLGSYSFEYILGGRDPGVYINTGINLAHTGSLIIQDKLLEGMDTSQQELFYKPAYYNYAKYPGFFGEGSTILPQFLPLFSVWIAIFYLTFGLKGALGVSGFFGILGIFGVYLAGRQIFHPLVGLLSALLLTVNATQIWYMRYPSPEILLQFLIFAGIYTYDRYQRETNRWLGMISAVALGLTLLVKPLAFLLLIPIGLYVYGKTSLGYTPLEGYFIFPFLLNLLHAVLHIYWFNSYYMLGHLERLQSHKFLISLLIILGILFWLSIKLSPRLRILVSQGIFTSPYFRLSLSLLVIALSLYAYFIRPQLAQEVYHPEMARLDRDYAMDSLVHLGWYISPVAVFLGVLGACLFIHNRLDRVNLFFLLIGLTFSFSVLKGTEDAWDHFWIMRRFVPVVIPVFLLFTAYALWHLLKFRTLSFNGTPQLPKLIFSVVLIFLLTYSLVVARPILTHREYSGIIRLMDQIAKVFPGNAVVVMDNFDVTIRIAPPLEYIYQKKALVLYQNTLESYQKFIQLVHRWIQEGQEVYFVTPLPQSLELTKKFTLKVPEMEYAIGHLPKKINELYSDLYVYRLTEKDGVSKYLLKLGINDFGLIEGFYHIEDLPDGNRKYRWTKGTAKVLVPGESKFRIRMRAWRPDFLPKVNMEVFTKNTLAAVIQLLTPGSSPSDFQDYEVVIPANLIEDPLTLTLVVPTWNPRDALNVPDLRDLGVMIEEIEVVK; encoded by the coding sequence ATGATAATAAAAGGTCTCCTTCTCATCGGTATCCTTCTTCTTCCAGGACTTGTAACCTTTCCTTATGTGAAAAAGAAAGCATGGGATTTTTTTGAGACCTCCTTCCTCGTTTTACTGATCAGTATCCTGGTAGTTTCTATCCTTGGAGTCATCCTGGCCGAGTTAAGTGTTTTTTCACTCCCCAGGCTTTTAATTTTGTCAGGGTTTTATTGTCTCTTGCTGTTAGCAGGATTATTCTTCACCAAGAAATTACGGGTCAAAGAATGGATGGCCGAAAGAGCAGGAGATCTTACCCCTTCTCCGACCCCTTCATTCTATCAGTTTCTTTTTATTTGTATCCTCTTACTTGCCTTGGGTTTAGGGAGTTATTCTTTTGAGTACATTTTAGGTGGTCGGGATCCCGGTGTCTATATAAATACTGGAATTAACCTGGCCCATACCGGTTCCCTCATAATCCAGGATAAGCTGCTGGAAGGTATGGATACCTCCCAGCAAGAGCTTTTTTACAAACCGGCCTATTATAATTATGCGAAATATCCGGGCTTTTTTGGAGAAGGGTCGACGATCCTACCTCAATTTCTTCCTTTATTTTCTGTCTGGATAGCCATTTTTTATTTAACCTTTGGATTAAAAGGAGCTTTGGGGGTTAGTGGGTTCTTCGGGATTTTAGGTATTTTTGGAGTTTATCTGGCTGGAAGGCAAATATTCCACCCCCTGGTAGGACTTCTATCCGCGCTTCTCCTGACCGTTAATGCAACTCAAATCTGGTATATGCGCTATCCTTCCCCGGAAATTTTGCTCCAATTTCTGATTTTTGCCGGAATTTATACCTATGACCGCTATCAACGTGAAACCAACAGGTGGTTAGGTATGATTTCGGCTGTTGCCCTGGGGCTAACTCTTTTGGTTAAACCTCTGGCCTTTCTCTTGCTCATCCCCATCGGTCTGTATGTTTATGGAAAAACTTCTTTGGGTTATACCCCCCTGGAGGGATACTTTATCTTTCCTTTCCTGCTGAATTTACTCCATGCGGTTCTTCACATCTACTGGTTTAATTCTTATTACATGTTGGGACACCTGGAACGACTCCAATCCCATAAGTTTTTAATCTCCCTGCTGATCATCCTGGGGATCCTTTTCTGGTTAAGCATCAAATTATCTCCACGCCTTCGTATTTTAGTATCCCAAGGGATTTTTACCTCTCCCTATTTCCGCCTTTCCCTGTCCCTCCTGGTTATCGCTTTAAGCCTGTACGCATACTTTATACGGCCTCAACTGGCCCAAGAAGTCTATCACCCCGAGATGGCCCGACTGGATCGAGATTACGCCATGGATAGTCTGGTTCATCTGGGATGGTACATATCTCCGGTTGCCGTTTTTCTGGGAGTCCTGGGGGCCTGTTTATTCATCCACAACCGGCTGGACCGGGTTAACCTGTTTTTTCTTCTCATCGGTTTGACCTTTTCTTTTTCTGTTTTAAAGGGTACCGAAGATGCCTGGGATCATTTTTGGATCATGCGGCGATTTGTACCGGTGGTAATCCCGGTGTTTCTCCTGTTCACAGCCTACGCACTCTGGCACCTTCTTAAGTTTCGCACCTTAAGTTTCAACGGAACTCCTCAACTCCCCAAATTGATCTTTTCCGTCGTTTTAATCTTCTTGCTGACGTATTCTTTGGTGGTTGCCAGACCTATACTGACCCACCGGGAATATTCAGGGATTATTCGTCTGATGGATCAAATAGCCAAGGTATTTCCGGGTAATGCTGTTGTGGTGATGGATAATTTTGATGTCACAATCCGGATCGCTCCTCCCTTAGAATATATTTATCAGAAAAAAGCCCTGGTCCTTTATCAGAACACCCTGGAGAGTTATCAAAAGTTTATTCAACTGGTCCATCGGTGGATCCAGGAAGGGCAGGAGGTTTATTTTGTAACCCCGCTCCCTCAGAGTTTGGAACTGACCAAAAAATTTACCCTGAAAGTACCTGAAATGGAGTATGCCATTGGACATTTACCGAAGAAAATCAATGAACTTTACAGCGATTTATATGTTTACCGGTTGACAGAAAAGGATGGAGTAAGTAAATATCTTTTGAAATTAGGAATTAACGATTTTGGGTTGATTGAAGGCTTTTATCACATTGAGGATTTACCCGATGGAAACAGGAAGTATCGTTGGACAAAGGGAACGGCTAAAGTACTTGTTCCTGGAGAGTCTAAATTTCGGATTCGCATGCGAGCCTGGCGACCCGATTTTCTCCCTAAAGTTAACATGGAAGTTTTTACCAAAAATACCCTGGCTGCAGTTATTCAACTCCTTACCCCCGGTAGCTCACCCTCAGATTTTCAGGATTACGAGGTGGTCATACCGGCAAATCTCATCGAAGATCCCTTAACTCTAACCCTGGTCGTACCCACCTGGAATCCCAGAGATGCTTTGAATGTTCCAGATTTACGGGATTTAGGGGTTATGATCGAGGAAATCGAAGTTGTAAAATAG
- a CDS encoding antibiotic biosynthesis monooxygenase, protein MIRVVYRWKVKLSEEDLFVKAWIRVTRAIRAQLKGARGSQLLRSRNNSQEFMAIARWESFEDWQAFRQGERVDLEGIEAMHAVGELLSMEVWDEVENLLKEEV, encoded by the coding sequence ATGATACGTGTGGTCTATCGGTGGAAAGTAAAGTTAAGTGAAGAAGACCTGTTCGTGAAGGCATGGATTCGGGTAACCAGGGCGATTCGAGCCCAACTCAAAGGAGCCCGGGGAAGTCAGCTACTTCGGAGCCGTAACAACTCTCAGGAGTTTATGGCCATTGCCCGTTGGGAAAGTTTCGAGGACTGGCAGGCTTTTCGACAGGGTGAGAGGGTAGATCTGGAGGGTATTGAAGCGATGCATGCCGTAGGGGAGCTTTTGTCCATGGAGGTATGGGACGAAGTGGAAAATCTCTTGAAGGAAGAGGTATAG
- a CDS encoding glycosyltransferase family 4 protein, with protein sequence MIHKPIAFVIPWYGENLLGGAERACRELAEHLYQRGIPVEILTTCARDFYFWENFYEEGIYEVHGIKVRRFEVDPRDRFCFDRINLKILRGEPLTVDEARSFIEEMINSQNLYHYIAEHRDKYWFIFTPYLFGTTYWGSWITPENSFIIPCLHEENYLNLIGYRKALERVRRLILYAEPEKQLAERVLDLKREPLVLGLGIDLRKDFDGSRFRKKFSLNEDFIFCPGRKLPEKNTPLLLEYFKKYKDRHSTPLKLVLSGGGQVVIPESLQGEVLDLGFLSETDKYDAFAAATFTCQPSIHESFSYVIMESWVCKTPVLVHARCAVTSDHCRRSQGGLFFKNYLEFEECVHFFLNHPEKRQRMGENGQAYVAKNFQWDQVMERFIEIIISDEVEGSVGVKKKESSTSYLRG encoded by the coding sequence ATGATACACAAACCCATTGCCTTTGTTATTCCCTGGTATGGGGAGAACCTCCTGGGAGGAGCCGAGAGAGCCTGTCGGGAGCTGGCAGAACATCTTTATCAAAGGGGAATTCCCGTAGAAATTTTGACCACTTGTGCACGGGATTTTTATTTTTGGGAAAATTTTTATGAAGAAGGAATTTATGAAGTCCATGGGATAAAAGTGCGACGTTTTGAAGTAGATCCAAGGGATCGGTTCTGTTTCGATCGAATTAACTTAAAAATTCTCCGGGGAGAACCCCTGACGGTCGATGAAGCCAGGAGTTTCATAGAAGAGATGATCAACAGTCAGAATCTTTACCACTACATCGCAGAGCATCGAGATAAGTATTGGTTTATTTTTACCCCTTATCTCTTCGGAACGACCTATTGGGGCAGTTGGATTACGCCGGAAAATTCCTTTATTATCCCTTGCTTACATGAAGAAAATTACCTAAATCTAATCGGCTATCGTAAGGCCCTGGAGCGAGTTCGACGGCTCATTCTATATGCAGAACCCGAAAAGCAACTGGCAGAACGGGTATTAGATCTCAAAAGGGAGCCCCTTGTGTTAGGATTAGGGATAGATCTGCGAAAAGATTTTGATGGAAGTCGTTTCAGAAAGAAATTTTCTCTGAACGAAGATTTTATTTTCTGTCCGGGAAGAAAACTTCCGGAGAAAAATACCCCTTTGCTTCTGGAGTATTTTAAAAAATATAAAGACCGTCACTCGACTCCTTTAAAACTCGTTCTCAGTGGAGGAGGTCAGGTCGTTATTCCGGAGTCTTTGCAAGGGGAAGTTCTGGACCTGGGATTTCTTTCTGAAACGGATAAGTATGATGCTTTTGCAGCGGCTACCTTCACCTGTCAGCCTTCTATCCATGAGAGTTTTTCCTATGTTATTATGGAATCCTGGGTCTGTAAAACTCCGGTTCTGGTCCATGCACGGTGTGCCGTGACCTCAGATCATTGCCGTCGAAGTCAAGGAGGGCTTTTTTTTAAGAACTATTTAGAATTTGAGGAATGTGTTCATTTTTTCTTAAACCATCCTGAAAAACGTCAAAGGATGGGAGAAAACGGGCAGGCCTATGTAGCAAAAAATTTTCAATGGGATCAGGTGATGGAACGTTTTATAGAAATTATTATTTCCGATGAGGTGGAAGGATCCGTCGGAGTTAAAAAAAAGGAATCTTCAACAAGCTATCTGAGGGGTTAA
- a CDS encoding glycosyltransferase: MPTINIMTATYIQGDAIGNWIQTQLRILSKLGFTVKVFADHYEPHLKSHCQHSSYYRPTGHDILWYHYSIASPNLRIIQQSKDFKIMDFHGVSPAEYNPGIEELCQRGELLLNRLSGEFDLCIAHSEYSASLLREKGYPHIIKIPLVVDTSRFTSPIDPPPPQQTMNNEKRPIEDLELSSYLKRLDYLLFVGKITPQKSILEILETFYHFKKLRENKPQTSDPSKIKLFLVGHYFPQDRYYLKALDLVKQLKLEKDILFTGRISKPAQLASFYKHARFSLYLSKWESFCVPLLESMFFGTPVIGYNATAIPEVLEDAGILVDKLEPEVIAQTIQQIWEDLDTYQKLKIKCRERAELFTEKRLEEELIQLVKTHFDNDRGRWKLGDRKIQKPEKEELILASSRPRLAFVVQRYGLEVTGGSEFLCRWVAEHLSRYFDLEVLTTCAMDYNLWTNVYPEGETRLNGVKVRRFPVEAERNYEDFLKQSQKVFQPGTSYYDQLQWMKKQGPQSTRLVEYLQKHQDRYDLIIFFTYLYYPTYFGIQLNPDKSILVPTAHNEPPLFLQIFEPVFRKPRAIIYLTEEEKNLVNRVFHNEGIPSEVIGIGLNLPEKVEPHLFCKQYGIEGKFLLYMGRIAKSKGCEELFDYFLKYRRESDQQIQLVLMGRLNGTLPQNAAIRYVGFVPDTDKYNAIAAATVIVNPSPFESLSIAILEAWGSGKPVLVNGQCDVLRDHCIQSQAGLWYKNYPEFAACLDLLLQDDNLRHHLGKQGKKYVKARYPEDVIEKKYVDFITRQLSGVRLADRSAR; encoded by the coding sequence ATGCCTACGATAAATATCATGACGGCTACCTATATCCAGGGGGATGCCATCGGCAATTGGATTCAAACCCAGCTTCGTATTTTATCTAAGCTGGGCTTTACGGTGAAGGTCTTCGCAGATCATTATGAGCCCCATCTGAAGTCCCATTGCCAACATTCGAGCTATTATCGTCCCACCGGACACGACATTCTCTGGTATCATTATTCCATTGCCTCCCCGAATTTACGTATCATTCAACAAAGCAAGGATTTTAAGATCATGGACTTCCATGGCGTATCTCCCGCTGAATATAACCCGGGGATTGAAGAACTGTGTCAACGCGGGGAACTTTTATTAAACCGCCTTTCTGGAGAATTCGACCTCTGCATAGCCCATTCTGAATATTCGGCTTCTCTGCTCCGAGAAAAGGGCTACCCCCACATTATCAAAATCCCCCTTGTGGTAGATACTTCCCGATTTACGTCTCCCATAGACCCTCCCCCCCCGCAACAGACAATGAATAACGAAAAACGGCCAATCGAAGATCTGGAACTTTCCTCTTATTTAAAGAGATTGGATTACCTTCTGTTTGTGGGAAAAATCACTCCCCAGAAATCCATTTTAGAAATTCTGGAAACCTTCTACCATTTTAAAAAGCTACGAGAAAATAAACCCCAGACCTCAGACCCTTCCAAAATCAAACTCTTTCTGGTCGGTCACTACTTTCCTCAAGATCGGTATTATTTAAAAGCTCTAGATTTAGTTAAACAATTGAAGCTGGAAAAGGATATTCTATTTACCGGAAGAATTTCTAAACCTGCCCAACTGGCCAGCTTCTATAAACATGCCAGATTTTCCCTCTACCTTTCCAAATGGGAAAGCTTTTGTGTACCGTTACTCGAATCCATGTTCTTCGGAACTCCCGTTATCGGTTATAATGCTACTGCGATTCCAGAAGTTCTGGAAGATGCCGGAATCCTGGTGGATAAGTTAGAACCCGAAGTTATTGCTCAAACCATCCAACAGATATGGGAAGATCTGGATACCTATCAAAAGCTAAAAATTAAATGCCGGGAACGGGCAGAACTCTTTACCGAAAAGCGGTTAGAGGAGGAACTGATACAACTGGTTAAGACCCATTTTGATAATGACAGGGGAAGATGGAAACTCGGAGACAGGAAGATACAGAAACCTGAGAAGGAAGAACTTATCCTGGCATCGTCACGTCCTCGACTTGCTTTTGTCGTCCAACGCTATGGCTTAGAAGTCACCGGGGGGTCGGAGTTCCTTTGTCGGTGGGTTGCAGAGCACCTATCCAGATACTTTGACTTGGAAGTTTTAACCACCTGCGCCATGGATTATAACCTCTGGACCAATGTGTATCCTGAAGGAGAAACACGGCTTAATGGGGTCAAGGTTCGACGGTTTCCGGTAGAGGCGGAACGGAATTACGAAGACTTCCTTAAACAATCTCAGAAGGTTTTCCAACCAGGGACCAGCTATTATGATCAACTTCAGTGGATGAAGAAACAAGGTCCCCAATCGACGCGATTGGTGGAGTATCTCCAGAAGCACCAGGACCGATACGACCTGATAATTTTCTTCACTTACCTGTATTACCCCACCTACTTCGGGATTCAGCTCAATCCCGATAAAAGTATTTTAGTTCCCACCGCCCATAATGAACCTCCGCTCTTCCTCCAAATCTTCGAGCCGGTCTTCCGTAAGCCTCGAGCCATTATTTACCTGACAGAAGAAGAAAAAAACCTGGTGAACCGGGTTTTCCATAATGAAGGAATTCCCTCTGAGGTGATCGGGATAGGATTAAACCTTCCTGAAAAGGTAGAACCTCATCTGTTTTGTAAACAATACGGAATCGAGGGAAAGTTCCTTCTCTATATGGGTCGAATTGCCAAATCCAAGGGTTGTGAGGAACTCTTCGATTATTTTCTGAAATACCGACGTGAATCAGACCAACAGATCCAACTGGTATTAATGGGAAGGCTGAACGGGACACTTCCCCAGAATGCAGCAATTCGTTATGTAGGTTTTGTTCCGGATACGGATAAATACAATGCCATTGCCGCAGCCACCGTGATCGTCAACCCCTCTCCCTTTGAAAGTTTATCCATTGCCATATTGGAAGCCTGGGGATCCGGAAAACCGGTTCTGGTTAATGGACAATGCGATGTATTAAGGGATCATTGTATCCAAAGCCAGGCGGGTTTATGGTACAAAAATTATCCAGAATTTGCCGCCTGTCTCGACCTGCTGCTCCAAGACGATAACCTGCGCCATCATTTAGGAAAGCAGGGAAAAAAATATGTTAAAGCCCGTTATCCGGAAGATGTCATAGAAAAAAAGTATGTGGATTTTATCACCCGTCAGTTGTCTGGAGTAAGGTTGGCAGATCGATCGGCCAGATAA
- a CDS encoding ABC transporter permease — translation MVCIMWIHDIWAQLKELYKFRSLIQSLVIRELKARYRGSILGFLWSFLNPLLLISVYTLVFSIYFRFGMDHYVVFLFSGLLPWLWFSSSLQEASVSILAGGSLVKKVLFPAEVLPIVTVLSNLVNFLLGLPILILLSLLFGFKLHSVMLVLPLIMLIQLIFTLGLALMVSALCVHFRDIQHILANVLTLWFFVTPVIYRILDIPEKWRFTIVLNPVASLIAAYHDIIYYGRAPNYYELARVAIIGIITYVVGHLIFEKLRGTFAEEI, via the coding sequence ATGGTTTGTATTATGTGGATTCATGACATCTGGGCACAATTGAAAGAACTCTATAAATTTCGAAGCCTTATCCAAAGCCTTGTAATCAGAGAATTAAAAGCAAGATATCGAGGCTCTATTTTAGGATTTTTATGGTCTTTTTTGAATCCCCTCTTACTTATTTCCGTCTACACCTTGGTTTTTTCCATTTATTTCCGTTTTGGAATGGATCATTATGTTGTTTTCCTATTCAGTGGCCTACTCCCCTGGTTGTGGTTTTCCAGTTCACTCCAGGAAGCCTCTGTTTCTATTTTAGCAGGTGGAAGTCTGGTTAAGAAAGTTCTATTTCCTGCCGAAGTTCTTCCTATTGTGACCGTTCTTTCCAATTTAGTTAATTTTCTCCTGGGGTTGCCCATTCTCATTTTACTCAGCCTGCTGTTTGGATTTAAGCTCCATTCGGTCATGTTGGTTTTACCCCTTATTATGCTGATTCAGTTGATTTTCACCCTAGGCCTGGCTTTGATGGTATCAGCCCTTTGCGTTCATTTCCGGGACATTCAACACATCCTGGCCAATGTACTAACTCTCTGGTTTTTTGTAACCCCGGTCATCTACCGAATCTTGGATATTCCCGAGAAATGGCGATTCACCATCGTTTTAAACCCGGTCGCATCTCTCATTGCCGCGTATCATGATATCATCTACTATGGGCGCGCTCCCAATTACTATGAACTGGCACGTGTAGCTATCATTGGTATAATCACTTATGTGGTCGGACACCTTATTTTCGAAAAATTACGTGGAACTTTTGCAGAGGAGATTTAA